GTCCCGGTACTCCGGGTTCACCTGCTGCTCCGCCAGCCCCCTGGAGGAAGGCTTGACATTAGGGCTGGATGATCGTGGGAAAAAGGGCAAAAATAATGCAGGATCGGGGTTGGATATGTGGCTGACGGGGCACGctgggggactggttagcacatccgccacacagttctgaggacccgggttcaatccccggccccgcccgtgtggagttcgcatgttctccccgtgcctgcgtggcttttctccgggtactccggtttcctcccacatccccccccccaaaaaacatgcatggtaggtgaattgaagactctaaattgcccgtaggtgtgaatgtgagtgccaatggttgtttgtttctatgtgccctgcgattggttggcgaccagttcagggtgtgccccgcctcttgcccaaagtcagctggggtggGCTCGGATAagcggcatggaaaatggaCGGCTGGATGTTCCCCTCAAAATACAGCAAGTTGGAGCTTTCACTctgcaatctcaaaaacatgaggaagaaACAAACGTGTTgtgtgaatggtgtttttttccaatgaggactcaaaacaaaaagaggacttttgtccttaagtgcaaacaaaaacacgcaacacagtaggAATGGAAAACTGGCGAAAGGACCACTTTGATAACGTTGCACTCCTCACGGCACTGGCTGACTAGAGTCACAAAATAACGCATCGCTTcacattttgcaaaacaaaatcaattccaCATTGTCAGAGTGTGATCGCGCAGTGTTTCAACGAAAGCATTCTGATTCAAGTCATCATTTTGCAAGCGAAGATTTGTTTGACAACGATGACCTGTgtaacaaaagaacacattcgctCACACCTCGCGCACCCACGTAGCCGCCAGCCTGCTTTCATTCTGGAGCGCAATAGGAAATCGAGCGAGTGCACGCCCTTTGAAGCTTTGGAGAGCttcaggtccctctgctggtcgcTTCGAACATTACAGTTGATTCAATGTATATTAAAGTACACCAACATCACAGCAGAGCCCGCCGTGCGACTATGATGATGCTCAAACTAAATATCGCGCAGCCCTCGTTGGCGTCATGTCACGACACCTCATGACATTCGCTCACAGCCTCCGACCGGGTTGAAAAGAATCAAAAACTGGACCTGACGTCCCAGTCTCCATTTGGGTCAAAACTCACCACTGGGCCCGGGACTCCGCGATCACCTCGGGCTCCTCGTACTCCTGGCCCTCCCTAACGGAAAAGAGCAGAATGCGCTAGCTTCAGAATGTCGAAAAGGACACtctgtgcatgtgcgtgtgtgcgtgcgtgtccgtGTGTGGCTCACAGGGGGTCCGGCAGGCCCTGCGGGGCCTTTGCTGTCCTGGGTGCAGGTGCAGGCCTTGGGCACGGCAGGACACTGGGCCTCGTTACGCTGGGCGGTCACGTGACGAAGACACAGTGGTGTTGTCACGATAAAGAGGAGGGATGGAGATGACCTCCGCGGACGGAGGACTCACCAGACCAGGAAGTTCACAGCACCGATCCCTGGAGGCCCACGTGGTACTGCACGCGATGTCAAACATCTGGAGCTCAAACTGCAACGCAGCGACTGTCAGCCGACTGTCCGCCGACCGAACCCAAACCGGTTGCTCTTACCGGTGCCGAGTTGTCCTTGTTCCCTCTGGATCGAACCATCCTGCCCAGAACTTCCGTTCCGGCCGTGCTGATGTTTCCCGCCGCCTCGATGGCCTTGGCGGACACAGCCTGACAGTCCACCAGCACGCTGGCGCTCGTCTTGCTGATCACCACGTGAAGCTGCACAGAGGATGCGTTTTGGTTGACTTGTCTTCTTCATTTGAGGACAACATCGCCCCCTTCCTGTGTTTGCAGCAGGAACCACATTTTGCTATACTGGAAAACGCGATGTGGTCACAGAAGAGAAACTCAGCGGCGGCGCCCTAACCTTGTGAAAGCTTCCGTGGAAAAGTTTTTTCACGTGCGGGCCCTCGAAGGTGACGGTCTGAAAGTGTCCTCTGTAGTCGTTGTTGAAGAAGGTCAACGTCTTCCCCCCATCTGCGCCGTGAGCCGACACCCGTGAAGTAGAACTCTGCCAATCTACAGAAACGATGCATCAAAGATTCCAGACTCACTGTCCAGGATGACGCCCACCAGCGGCTCGTGGTCCTGGTCCAGGACCTCCCAGAGTGCGAAAGGTTCCCGGGGGGTGCCGGGCAGCAGGCGGAACAGCAGCGTGATGGTGTAGTCTGACGGAAGACCTTCAGGGTGGAGGAACCTGAGGAGAGGTTAAGCATTCTGAACATCACAACATCTCTAAGAGACAGATGTTTTCTTTCGCCCCTCCTGAGATGAAGCAGAACCTGGTTGGCTGAGCCAGCAGAGCGTCACTGTGCAGGCGGAAGCACGGGAATGCGTTAAAGGTTCCGGGTACCATGGAAACGCCAGCCAGGGTGCTGTAGCGCTCCTCCAGCAGCCCAAACAGCTCCATCATGCGGAAGCCTAGCAAGCACCGGAGGAATAGTTAGCGGCTACTTGGCTGACCTCTCAGAAGGTTCTGGACTAGCAACCTCGACAGGATGGCGGCCAAAGCCTTACCGGGAGCGGTGCCGCCATTCATGGCCACTGAAGGACATGCTGAGGACACGCACAACTTTCATTGAAGCCAAAAGTCACCAGGAACGTTCCTGGCCGGTGGTCACTCACTGGCCGTAGCAGCTTCGCACACGAAGGTCACCAGCTTCTCTTCGATCTTCTTGAAGGCGTCCAGGTCGTCCACAAAGAAGACGTGTCTGTCGCTGGGTTTGCTGGCGATGCTCAGCAACTCGCCGTAGTCCGCGTCAGCGAAGCCGATAGCGAAGACGACGAAGCCTGTCGGGACGCCGCACGAGTTACAGCTCGCCCGTGACGTGCGGCGACAGGAAGCGGCGAGGAGCTCAGCCGACCTTCCGCCCGCATCTCCTCTGAGACCTCGTCGACGTCATCCTGCGATCGGCCGTCGGTGAGGACCACCAGGACCTTGGGGACTCCCCTCCTGACGCCGCCCTGTGCCGTGAAGATGCTGTCCTTCACGTGCTGGATCGCGCGACCTGAGCGGACAGAGCGGATCACTACACGGGGCGCTCCGAGCCACACTGTACGATCGGGTGATCTCTGAGGTCTTGCCCGTCTTGGTGTTTCCTCCCTTGTAGGAGATTTTGTTGACGGCATCCAGGAGGCGCTCCTTGTCGTCGTACGCGTTCAACGCAAACTCGGTGCGCGTGTCGTCGCTGAACTGAGCGATGGCGACCTGCGGCAAGCCAGATGTGGACTCGATGGTGTGACGCGAGCAAATGTCCAGAAAGTAGATGGGCCGGCTGCTGCCAAATGCCAGGATGCGGCGTTCGGAAGAAGACTACCTGTGTGCCATCGGGTCCAATCTGGTCCAGCGCTCCGGCGGTACTGTACAAGAACCCGATGATCTTCAGGAAGTTGTCGTCGCCGATACTCCAGGAACCGTCCACCAAGAACGCCAAGTCGGCCTTGGCTGCCTTACAGACTGCTCGTGCGTGTCGACGCAAAGTCATGCAATTCTACATGTTTCGGGAAGGTCGGCACTTACCTTCCTTGGCGGGGGGGATCGTGGGTTGCGGGGCGGTGGTCGGCGGCGCGGTGGGCGCCAGGGTGGGGGCGGCCTCTGTACAAACGGTCACAAAGCCGTGACGTCACATCCCGTGTTTTCCCGCCGTCTCGCCGGTGGTCCGCGGGTACTCACGAGTCTTGGCGGTCGCGGACACGGCCGGGCCTTCGGTTCCGTCCTGCAGTCGCGCGTAAACGCTGATCTCGTGCGGCGTGTCGGGCCTCAGGTTATCGAAACAGCGGCGACTGGATCCCGCGCTCAGCTCGGCTTCCTCGACGTGACCGCCTGCGTGTGGCGACGGCACGCCTTTTATTCTCCATTTTTCCCGAATACCTTCAACGAGGCGCGACGGGAGCGGGCACCTTCGCACACCACCTCGCCGACGCCCTCTGCACTCAATCGACTGCGCTTGCCACAACGCGGCCATTTTCATGCATGTATTTGCGTACGTATATACTATCGATCATCCCTTCGCATCGCCATTGTAGACTTTGGATAATTCCTCCTTTTTTTGCCTCGtataattgaaattgaaaactGTACCTCGCATTGTCCGCTGCACATCGCGCGTCGTGATAACGCGAGCTATTGCAATCGTACTCTATGACTCGTGAGCGTATCTGACGCCTGCGGAAATGGACATATAGGAATCGGGCGTGGCGCTGTAACACATTCGTGGCGAATCAGGAATTGGATGCATCGAACCTCTGTCAGCGCAGCCTTTCATGGGACGTCGGTCGTACTGCCGCACACGTGAGAGCTCTGCTCCCCAAATGAAACGGTgggttttgttggttttgttggtTTAAACTACCCGATCATGCTTTTGTGCAAATGGTGCCGTTGCAGAGTTGTCATACCGCCAAAGCACTTCAGCCTCTGCCATTGGCTCCGCCACGCAGAAACCATTTCAAGGCGATACTGATGGAAAAGAACCAAACTTCTAATGCCACTTTAACTTTGGGTCTGTTTCGTTTTGGCCCAGGATATTTCCCATGAGTCGCCGCCGGCGTAGCGGTGCACTCGCCGGACTTTGGTGCGGGCGGCGCGGGTTCGTGAGAGCGAACGGTCGtccgtgtctatgtgtgccctgcgactgaccggcgaTGGATATCTTCGGTGAATTCTTCTAGCGTTTTGCAAAGAAATGCATTTCTCCGGAGCGAACAATATTCCGGATTGCGTCATCCTCTCAAATCCATTGAAATTAAACCGTGTTACTTTTTAGGACAAATGTTGTTATAGGATTAAAATAGTAATATTATTGGAGATGAACTGTTCGGTTAAGCCAATTCACGAGTCCCGCCCCTAATCCGCTGTGTATATTTGCATGTATGCTATTTTATTGCTGCTGATGCATTTCCGGTTGCCTTGTAACCGATCTTTCCATTTCCCCTGGTGAGCCGGCCGCAGCGTCTCTCGTTAGTCGGCGCCGGGACTCACCGCCGGCGGACTCGATGACGACCCTGTAGGCGCCGGCGTGTCTCTGCGGCCGCCACTGAGCGCACAGGCTGCTCTTCCTCTGCTGGTAAACGCTCAGGTCGGTCACCGCCAGACGCGCTGCGAGGACACGGCGACACGTCGGTCATCTTGCCGCGCGTGCATTCCGACCGGAGCGCCGAGGGACTCACGCGTCCTGGCCCGGCCCGACAGCGCCTCGCTGGACCCGCCGCCGTAGGACGCCAGGACCTTGACGCCGTACTCGGTGCCGCCGAGGAGGCCGACGATCATCATGGTCCTCGCGTCCTCGCCCACGAAGGTCTCCAGGGCGGGTCCGGGGGCTGCGGGGCGCACGGGACGGTTAGAGGCCGAGCCGCCGCCCGCGCCGGCGTCCGCCCGACCCACTGACCCGACAGCGGCTGGTACACCACGCGGAAGCCCGTCGTGGGAGAACCGGGAGGGTCCCAGCTGATCCGGAAGCGGTTGTACCATTCCTCGGACACGCGCAGGTTCCCCGGAGGCGACGGTGGAACTGAGAGACGGGCAGAGAAAGGGTGAGACGGATAGAGAAGgacggagagagagaaaggCGAAACAGAGAGAGTGCGAGAGGGGGAAAAGAGACAGAGAGGCAGACAGAGAAAGAGGGGAGGAGTAAGGGAGACAGATGGAGAAAGACTGCGCAGCGCATGAGAGAGGGAGAGACCAGGAAGAAAGAGGGAGAGGGGGAGACAGAGAGATAAGATAAGAAAAGAAAGAGATAGCCAGAGACAGAAATCAAGATGGGGAGAGGGAGGGATAGAGAGCGGGCGAGTGAGAGAAACAGAATGAGAATGAGAAGACAGAGCGCAAGGAAGagggatggagagagagagagagagagagagagagagcaagaagaGAAATCCGGATGACGGGCGAAGATCGCCAGCGCTGCCGCCGACAAACGTACGCGTGCGTCCGCTGGCCGTGACCGTCGGTCCGTCTCCGTCCGGATAGACGGGGGTGACGGCCATCTCGTAGCGGGTGTCGGCCGACAGCGGTCGGAGAACCAAAGCGGTCTGCGTGGGCGGAAGCGTCCTctgacacacacaacaaacgGCATCAGCTCGTCTTCCCCCTCAGGCTCCTTTCGCGCGACCTGGCAGAACGCCAGGAGTTTTCGCCAGCGGCGACCGTCGGAAACTAATCGCCATGCGACGGCCGACCCGAAATGCCGAGTCGGGTCACGTGAGCGAGATCCCCAAAATGCGCTTCTTTTTGGATTGGGATCACCCGGCCATTCATCAGCTTCTCCCTTGGAAATTGCACCCCGTCGTTTCCGGAGAACAACACCAGGGGTCGCCGGTTCTCCCCGGCAGCGAGCGTGTCGGTCGCCGACGGGAATTTGTTGGCCATCGTCCGCTTCGGTCACGTCGCTCCGTGTTCGGCAGGCCGCAAACAGACGACTTCTTCTGGCGTTCGGCAACGGCGCCCCCTTGGGGTTCATTCAATGACTGCATTTGGAACAAAGCTTTTGGCCTTTTATTGCTTTGAGCTgctgtcattttacaattttcagTTCCTATAAAGCGCAGCGCATCGGTCTGCCATGTTGTTTGTAAAAGTTTCTTTGGATAGCGTTGCATCTTATCAATTCACCTTACCTTCATGAAGTCCACAAGGAGGAGACTTTGATGTGATGAGACTACGGTCTTGAAGTGTTTCTTGGTTGCTGCTAATGTTACATCTTAGCTTCATTTCATCTCAACTTAACCGCGTGGTCTTACCGTCTCTCGGTTGCCGTCTGCGCTGCCGTAGCTGAGGCGGTAATGGCGGACGTCGTGGGCGTCCGCGTGTTGCCATGACACCCGCACGCTAAAGGCGGTTTCGTCATCGACGGTCACGCCCCGCACGCCGTAACGAGGAGCTGCGACCGCCGCCgccacgacgacgacgacaacgaaGACAACCACGACGGGGATCACCACGAAAACAACAATCCGACGACAATCAAAGGTGCGTTCATCGTTCGAGTGGGCGGGGCTAAAGCAAAACGAGAAGCTCACCTGCAACGGTGGTGGTTGTCATAGCAACAGTGCTTGTTCTCCCGactacaaataacaaaaaacaacactcaATTCAACgctacgtgtgtgtgcgcgcgccagtgttagtgtgtgtttgtgcgtatgAATGGATATGTGAAAATGCGTGTCTGTTCATatttgcgtgtgtgcgcgcgccgaACATACCGGTGGATTCCAGCAGAGCGACCTGCTCGCTCTCCACTTCGTTCCTGTAGATGGCGCTCATGAGGACCTCGTACTCGGTGGAGGGGCGGAGTCCAGTGACCATGTAGGTGTTTGTGTTTACGTTGACCATCacctgaccacacacacacacacacaaacgcgcggGTTAAAGATTTGCTACACTGCTGTTTGTTGATGTCCCCtgcgccacacacacacacacacacacacacacaccaacctCTCCGCTGTCGCTGCCGCCATCATAGCCGCCATCCATGGGCGCCCACCCGAGGCGGTAGAGTGCCACGTCGTCAGCGGGGGTCCGCCACGACACCCAGAAGCCCGTCGCGGAGGTGTCGTGGGTCTTCACGTCCGCCGGTTCTGGAACGTTCCCTGCGCACATCGGAAGCCCCGTTAGCGCAGTCCGTgtcctgaggccgggcccccccgggctggatgactgcttggcgttggggctcccctctctCCTTGGTCGTCCCacccccccttatcgttcccttgtcgggtgcccctatccgagGGGGggtctggctctcctgggggtgggggCGTATGGGcagtggggggagggggcggggcggtTGGccggccagttgtcggggcgcatcggtggggccggcggacagCCCCGGGTCcctccgccgggctgctctcgggtggacccctgttcccgatcccgcccctccaTTGATCGGGTGGGGTCCTCACCCTCCggggtgcggccacagcaatcaCAGGAcccttctgtcagtctttgtgcatgtaaaacggtgtcaattcaagACACAcgcccctgggactctttcaccgcgtgtggggtcacgcacctcctgcgacaaataactcaagaatatgcaaattgcttgtgtatcccctcactcatactctcgtcctatggacttttataatttacatagtcgaTCCCGCCACACTTCAGTCGGGTCCACGACTGcttcttgtcctgttctatctttgtcctgtccttccctcgcaacactcatattgaatgtgtcattgttgtcgataatgtaatgattgacttctctcatcctgtttacgatgagtgctttgtctttcgtctttgtttctctctcccttctagaaactttgttgtgttcgactgatcgactctgattctcaataaacttcaattctAATacgaagaaaccacagcggaagcttcaaaactccactgtgacaccgtaaaactgttccggcatgaaagggacgacacagatcctccattctgccgaacaggacaacaacaacaaaaaaaagcagagtcCGTGTCCGGTGTGTTTGCGTGCACGGGATGTCGTCGCGGCGACGCCGCCGCGAACGCTTACCTGTGGAGAAGCTTCGCGTGACCGGCTCCGCTCGTCCCTCCTCGTACGTGGCGACGACGCCCACCGTGTACTCGGTCAGAGGGCTCAGGTTGCTTAGCAACCATGTGGTCTCGCGGCCCACCTCCACCTGCGCGCGCACACGTCAATCATCGTCATCGTTAGCAGTCAATCACCAGCTCACGCGTTTGCTTTCCACCTTTTATtgatttgtgtttcttttttggggcACCTGGTTGCTTTCGACGCCGTCGCTCCTGGCGTAAACGACGCTGTAGCCCGCCGGCTCGCCGGAGGCCGAGTCCCATCTGAGTCGGGCCGAGCCGTGGCCCACGTCCGTCAGCCGCAGATTGCTCGCCGGGGGCGGCGCCACTGAGGGGGAGGGGCACATCAGCACACGCGTCCAATCGGAGCGCAGCGATCACCCGCCCCGGCCCGCTTTAGCCGTAAATCAACGTCGGGCACGACTGACATCGAGCGGCGAAAACTTCACGAGGAGTTTGGAATGTTTGGAATCTTTTTCCTTGGAGCTTTAATTAAAGAAGACGTGAAACGAAAGAGCGGCGCCGTCGGCCTCAGACGGCGTCACGCCACCGTCGTCGCGTGTGTCGTAAAACTTAATGAGAGGCCGAAGTGCCGAACGGGAAGGCGGGAAGTGCAAAAAGGCTTCAGGACGGGAAGTCTGACGCGGAGACGTCGCCGGGACGAGACGGCGAGATCACGGCGCTCGCGCGAACGCCTCGAGATCGGCCATCTTGTCGCCACTCACGCGTGCTGAGCTGCCCCGTGACGGGGTCGCTAGCCTCCTCGCCGTACATGGCGTACACCGTCACCGTGTACTCCGTCGACGGCGACAGACCCTCAAGCTCCGCCTCCTCCACGTCCGACGCCACCTTCACCTTCAtgagatgacatcatcatcttcaaATGATGACGCCATCTTCacacaccatcatcatcatcatcatcatgatgacGATCAGCTGTCGTCGTCCTTCCCTCACCTCCTTCTCGTCGTCGGGTTCGCCCCGGCTGAGCGGCGCGTAGAGGATCATGTAGcccgaggcggcggcggcggcccccCAGCGGACCCTCACGGTGCGGTGGGTGGGCTCGGACAGGTCCAGGCGCTCTACGGTGGGCAGGGCCACTGCGGGGTCAACACCACCGAGGTTAGGCTTCGGCTTTTAGCGTTCGGCGCGGGGTCTTTCCCGCCCGGCCGGCCCACGTACGTGTGGTGGCGCTTCCTCTCAGCGCCTCGCTGGCGGCGCTGCGGTAGACGGCGAACACGGCCACCTGGTACTCGCTCCGAGAACTCAGGTGGTCCAGCAGGACGCTGCGTTCCCAGCCCGGGACCACCTGCGAGCACAACGCGTCACCGTCGCAGAGACGCCGCCGCCGTCACGTGCCCGTCGGGAACCGACGACCGAGCGTTACCTTCTCTTCCGGCTTTCCGCCGCTCGCGGGGTAGTAGACCACGCGGTAGCGCTCCGGCTCACTGGCCGGCGGCGTCCACTGCACGCGGAAGCTACGCGCCGTGATGTCAGAGGTCACCAGGTCACGGGGAGGAGCCACGGCGTCGGGCAGCGGGGAAGGACCTCCTCCGactggaaaacaaacacaagcgCATTGAGCGGCGCTAACGAGGACTCAAATCCGTCGACAATCTGTGAGGCGGTTGAGCGTACGTCAGcgcgtccgccatattggatgtgtcaCATCTGCACCTTAAACCCATGCGGCTCAATGTGCCGAACTTCAGAAAGCCACCGCCCAAAAAAGGCACAAACTTGATTCACTCAGACTTGAGAAACCAAAACCATCGTAGGTCACTTTTCACAGTGGGAGTCACAAAGTCGGCAATTGTGCTGGCAAATCCAATCAAAGGACACTGCGCAGTCCCATCTCAGATCTGACCTT
This window of the Phyllopteryx taeniolatus isolate TA_2022b chromosome 21, UOR_Ptae_1.2, whole genome shotgun sequence genome carries:
- the LOC133471472 gene encoding collagen alpha-1(XIV) chain-like isoform X2, encoding MTSRQWTLTLCFFLLLCAHLARGQAQASPPRRFRSKVLSPTKLSVSWKEPKGPLDGYVVAYSARPGGEETEVGVAKEDAELLIDSFDASRDYAFKVFALRGALRSKPLLAKHQAQRSRQETLASQSSQDGRAAHANAVAEGEDRFTCATAAAADVAILVDGSWSIGRSNFRLVRSFLENLVRAFTLDGDRTRVGLVQFSGEPRVEWHLNSHVTKAAVVDAVRNLPYKGGNTLTGLALTFALENSFRAESGSRADVPKVAILITDGKSQDDVVPPARTLRDAGIRVFAVGVKNADEDELKAIASPPAATHVYNVADFDAMSDIVDELTGSVCRTVEQLAVGGGPSPLPDAVAPPRDLVTSDITARSFRVQWTPPASEPERYRVVYYPASGGKPEEKVVPGWERSVLLDHLSSRSEYQVAVFAVYRSAASEALRGSATTLALPTVERLDLSEPTHRTVRVRWGAAAAASGYMILYAPLSRGEPDDEKEVKVASDVEEAELEGLSPSTEYTVTVYAMYGEEASDPVTGQLSTLAPPPASNLRLTDVGHGSARLRWDSASGEPAGYSVVYARSDGVESNQVEVGRETTWLLSNLSPLTEYTVGVVATYEEGRAEPVTRSFSTGNVPEPADVKTHDTSATGFWVSWRTPADDVALYRLGWAPMDGGYDGGSDSGEVMVNVNTNTYMVTGLRPSTEYEVLMSAIYRNEVESEQVALLESTVGRTSTVAMTTTTVAAPRYGVRGVTVDDETAFSVRVSWQHADAHDVRHYRLSYGSADGNRETRTLPPTQTALVLRPLSADTRYEMAVTPVYPDGDGPTVTASGRTLPPSPPGNLRVSEEWYNRFRISWDPPGSPTTGFRVVYQPLSAPGPALETFVGEDARTMMIVGLLGGTEYGVKVLASYGGGSSEALSGRARTPRLAVTDLSVYQQRKSSLCAQWRPQRHAGAYRVVIESAGGGHVEEAELSAGSSRRCFDNLRPDTPHEISVYARLQDGTEGPAVSATAKTQAAPTLAPTAPPTTAPQPTIPPAKEVCKAAKADLAFLVDGSWSIGDDNFLKIIGFLYSTAGALDQIGPDGTQVAIAQFSDDTRTEFALNAYDDKERLLDAVNKISYKGGNTKTGRAIQHVKDSIFTAQGGVRRGVPKVLVVLTDGRSQDDVDEVSEEMRAEGFVVFAIGFADADYGELLSIASKPSDRHVFFVDDLDAFKKIEEKLVTFVCEAATATCPSVAMNGGTAPGFRMMELFGLLEERYSTLAGVSMVPGTFNAFPCFRLHSDALLAQPTRFLHPEGLPSDYTITLLFRLLPGTPREPFALWEVLDQDHEPLVGVILDNGGKTLTFFNNDYRGHFQTVTFEGPHVKKLFHGSFHKLHVVISKTSASVLVDCQAVSAKAIEAAGNISTAGTEVLGRMVRSRGNKDNSAPFELQMFDIACSTTWASRDRCCELPGLRNEAQCPAVPKACTCTQDSKGPAGPAGPPGGPGVRGARGDRGVPGPVGAGGAAGEPGVPGPQGAAGPMGPSGRSIRGSPGAPGERGQKGELGQQGLQGVAGRVGVPGREGLPGPRGLSGKDGPPGRPGPSGTIGSPGVPGAPGNTGPPGKQGELGPPPNVALLTRVGFEPGTARTLKWEPRLYKISS